CTTCTTAGGTAAAAGAGCAGCAAAACATAGAGATGGTGTTATTGATGGATTGGTTAGATTTTTGTCCTATGCAGGAATTGCTATGCCTGCATTTGTTGTAAGTATACTTTTATTACTCCTTTTTGGTCACTTTTGGCAAGTTATTCCTGTTTTAGGACGCCTGAGTCCTGGAGTGGCTGCCCCAAATCGTGTGACGGGGTTGTTTTTTATAGATTCCTTATTAGCAGGACGATTTGCAACAGCCTGGGATGCATTTTTACATATATTGCTGCCTGCTTTTGCATTGTCCTTAGGGGGGATGTTTCAAAATGCGCGTTTGATGCGAAATGCTTTGGTTGAAAATTCAGGTAAAGAATATATGACAGTATCCCGTTCTTACGGATTGCCAGAGAAAAGATTACTTAATAGATATTTAATGAAGCCGTCTTCAGGATCCGTCATAACTGTAATGGGATTAGACTTAGCTGCTATGTTGGGAAACGCTTTCC
The Synergistaceae bacterium genome window above contains:
- a CDS encoding ABC transporter permease — translated: MQEIVSSHERTYAMGRYIGKRILQSLLVILGVSILIFILSRVIPGDPGRLALGPRATQEAVDALNRELYVDRPLPVQYVYWLRDVFRGDLGTSIITRRSVSLDVKQFLPATIELMLFAGLFMTLGAIFLGKRAAKHRDGVIDGLVRFLSYAGIAMPAFVVSILLLLLFGHFWQVIPVLGRLSPGVAAPNRVTGLFFIDSLLAGRFATAWDAFLHILLPAFALSLGGMFQNARLMRNALVENSGKEYMTVSRSYGLPEKRLLNRYLMKPSSGSVITVMGLDLAAMLGNAF